GAGCGGCTGCTCGCCGAGCCGAACCTGAGGGTGGAGTTCGCGTGAGCTACAGCACCCAGGCGCAGCTCGTCGAGCGCTACTCGGAGAAGATGCTAATCGACATCTCCGACCGCGGCGAGACGCCGACCGGCGAGATCGACGCGGCGCTGATCGCGCGCGCGATCGCCGATGCAGATGCGCTGATCGACGGCTACCTGAAGGTGCGCTACGCGCTGCCGCTGGCCGACGTGCCGGACCTGGTGCGCGACCTGTCCCTCGCCATCTCGATCTACAAGGCGCATGCGCACGTCGCAGCCGAGAAGATCACGGCCGACTACAAGGATGCACTCAAGACGCTTGAGCAGATCGCGCGCGGCCTGATCCAGCTTGACGTCGAAGGGGTGGAGCCGGCGCCGTCGGGCGCGGCCGAGGTGCGCACCAATCAGCCCGAGCGGCCGCTCTCCGCGGCGACGATGAAGGGCTATATCTGATGACTGGCGTGCGCTTCGAGCTCAAGGGCAGTGACGCGGTGCTGGCCGCGCTGGCCGA
The Mesorhizobium australicum genome window above contains:
- a CDS encoding gp436 family protein, yielding MSYSTQAQLVERYSEKMLIDISDRGETPTGEIDAALIARAIADADALIDGYLKVRYALPLADVPDLVRDLSLAISIYKAHAHVAAEKITADYKDALKTLEQIARGLIQLDVEGVEPAPSGAAEVRTNQPERPLSAATMKGYI